In one Achromobacter spanius genomic region, the following are encoded:
- the fghA gene encoding S-formylglutathione hydrolase: protein MPVALELISQHRCFGGTQRYYRHESAQIGLPMRFSVFVPPQAEQGPVPVLFFLAGLTCTEETFMIKAGAQRLAAELGVMLVAPDTSPRGANVPGEDESWDLGTGAGFYVDAVTPAWRDHYRMYSYVTEELHAIVTGGTLPGDASRTGIFGHSMGGHGALVLALRNPGKFRSVSAFAPIAAPSQCPWGKKAFGAYLGDNPADWAAYDAASLMQGMKQPFPGGILIDQGESDQFLAEQLYPEVFESACAAAGQPLTLRRQPGYDHGYYFISTFIEDHIRFHVERLGKPAG from the coding sequence ATGCCCGTGGCCCTGGAGCTCATTTCCCAGCATCGCTGCTTTGGCGGTACGCAGCGCTACTACCGCCATGAGTCCGCCCAGATCGGCCTGCCCATGCGCTTTTCGGTCTTCGTGCCGCCCCAAGCCGAGCAAGGCCCCGTGCCCGTGCTGTTCTTTCTGGCAGGCCTGACCTGCACGGAAGAGACGTTCATGATCAAGGCCGGGGCACAGCGCCTGGCGGCGGAATTGGGCGTGATGCTTGTTGCGCCAGACACCAGTCCGCGCGGCGCCAACGTGCCTGGCGAAGACGAAAGCTGGGATCTGGGCACTGGCGCGGGCTTCTATGTGGATGCCGTCACGCCAGCGTGGCGCGACCACTACCGCATGTACAGCTACGTGACCGAAGAACTGCACGCCATCGTCACGGGCGGCACATTGCCGGGCGATGCGTCGCGCACCGGTATTTTCGGCCACTCCATGGGCGGCCACGGCGCGCTGGTATTGGCGCTGCGCAACCCGGGCAAATTCCGTTCGGTGTCGGCCTTTGCGCCGATCGCCGCGCCCAGCCAGTGCCCCTGGGGCAAGAAGGCATTCGGCGCCTACCTGGGCGACAACCCCGCCGACTGGGCCGCGTACGACGCTGCTTCGCTGATGCAGGGGATGAAACAGCCCTTTCCGGGCGGCATCCTGATCGACCAGGGAGAATCCGACCAATTCCTGGCCGAGCAGTTGTATCCCGAGGTGTTCGAATCCGCCTGCGCCGCCGCCGGCCAGCCACTCACCCTGCGCCGCCAGCCCGGCTATGACCATGGCTATTACTTCATCTCGACCTTCATCGAAGATCACATCCGGTTTCACGTCGAGCGGCTTGGAAAACCGGCAGGGTGA